One Cumulibacter manganitolerans genomic window carries:
- a CDS encoding CaiB/BaiF CoA transferase family protein, giving the protein MRPLDGVTVVALEQAVAAPFATRQLADLGARVIKVERPEVGDFARGYDETVRGLSSHFVWLNRSKESVALDIKDAGDRALLDALVERADIVIQNLAPGAVGRLGLDAATLRARRPELIHISISGYGSGGPYEQKKAYDLLVQCEAGLVSVTGTEQTPSKAGISVADIAAGMYAYTGALTALLQRGRTGEGATIEVSMLEALAEWMSFPMYYATYGGSDPKRTGASHAAIAPYGPVRVAGGERVFLGIQNEREWTRFCADVLGDAALAGDPRFVTNTLRSTHRDELTTAIESVTTALSAEELVDRLDEAQIANARLRTARGLAEHPQLAARDRWREVGSPVGPLRALLPPATFVGAEPAAMTDIPGVGEHTAAIRAELSRSADSPGDTRRIP; this is encoded by the coding sequence ATGCGTCCGCTCGACGGCGTCACCGTGGTCGCCCTCGAGCAGGCCGTCGCCGCCCCGTTCGCGACCCGCCAGCTCGCCGATCTCGGCGCGCGGGTGATCAAGGTCGAGCGTCCCGAGGTCGGCGACTTCGCGCGCGGGTACGACGAGACGGTGCGCGGGCTGTCCTCGCACTTCGTCTGGCTGAACCGCAGCAAGGAGTCCGTCGCGCTGGACATCAAGGACGCGGGTGACCGGGCGTTGCTGGACGCGCTCGTCGAGCGCGCCGACATCGTCATCCAGAACCTCGCGCCGGGCGCGGTGGGCCGCCTCGGGCTGGACGCCGCGACGCTCCGTGCCCGCCGCCCCGAGCTGATCCACATCTCGATCAGCGGCTACGGCAGCGGCGGACCGTACGAGCAGAAGAAGGCCTACGACCTGCTGGTCCAGTGCGAGGCCGGCCTGGTGTCGGTCACGGGCACCGAGCAGACGCCCAGCAAGGCCGGCATCTCCGTGGCCGACATCGCCGCGGGCATGTACGCGTACACGGGTGCCCTCACGGCGCTGCTGCAGCGCGGGCGCACCGGCGAGGGCGCCACCATCGAGGTCTCGATGCTCGAGGCGCTCGCGGAGTGGATGAGCTTCCCGATGTACTACGCGACCTACGGCGGCAGCGACCCGAAGCGGACCGGCGCCTCGCACGCGGCGATCGCGCCGTACGGGCCGGTGCGGGTGGCCGGTGGCGAGCGGGTCTTCCTCGGCATCCAGAACGAGCGGGAGTGGACGCGGTTCTGCGCGGACGTGCTGGGCGACGCCGCGCTGGCCGGTGATCCGCGGTTCGTGACCAACACGCTGCGCTCGACGCACCGCGACGAGCTGACCACGGCGATCGAGTCGGTCACCACCGCACTGTCCGCGGAGGAGCTGGTCGACCGGCTGGACGAGGCGCAGATCGCGAACGCCCGGCTGCGGACGGCGCGCGGCCTGGCCGAGCATCCGCAGCTCGCCGCCCGGGACCGTTGGCGCGAGGTCGGCTCTCCGGTCGGTCCGCTGCGCGCGCTGCTGCCGCCGGCTACCTTCGTCGGCGCCGAGCCGGCGGCCATGACGGACATCCCGGGCGTCGGTGAGCACACCGCGGCGATCCGCGCGGAGCTCTCCAGGTCGGCTGATTCCCCAGGTGACACGCGTCGCATCCCGTAG
- a CDS encoding amidase, which produces MTSNELWQWSAVDIANGVRDRSISAREAVTSAVERMRDVNPAINAVVIDTGDEALERARALDDDASDAAGGLLRGVPVTVKVNVDAAGYPNSNGVVALADNIATDDSPVVANLKKAGAVIIGITNTPEFSMRAVTDNPLYGRTINPWDPSITPGGSSGGAGASIAMGVGAVGHGNDIGGSLRWPAFCNGLSTIRPTQGRIPAFNPTALGTERPLLSTLMSTQGPLAREVRDVRLALHAMSARDPRDPFWVPAPLEGEPAPRKVAVAQIPDGLSPDPAVAAAVDDAAAMLRDAGYELSEVAVPNLPRALELWWTLIGTELREMSNMMELSSDVMQRILGSYFEITGPTSVRDYGLAAAERTGIIREWLLLLEEYPVILTPLSMRTHLSPDGDLGDAAHVEGVFRDFTFQTGLNVLGLPCVVTPTGLNEGRPIGVQLVAGRFREDTALAAASAIGDRVGRLTDQLWAR; this is translated from the coding sequence ATGACATCGAACGAGCTGTGGCAGTGGTCGGCGGTCGACATCGCGAACGGGGTCCGTGATCGGTCGATCTCGGCGAGGGAGGCGGTGACCTCGGCCGTCGAGCGGATGCGCGACGTCAACCCGGCGATCAACGCCGTGGTCATCGACACCGGGGACGAGGCGCTCGAGCGCGCCCGCGCCCTGGACGACGACGCCTCGGACGCGGCGGGCGGTCTGCTGCGCGGCGTCCCGGTGACTGTGAAGGTCAACGTCGACGCCGCGGGCTACCCGAACTCGAACGGCGTGGTCGCGCTCGCGGACAACATCGCCACGGACGACTCGCCCGTCGTGGCCAACCTCAAGAAGGCCGGCGCGGTCATCATCGGCATCACCAACACGCCCGAGTTCTCGATGCGGGCGGTGACCGACAACCCGCTGTACGGGCGGACGATCAACCCGTGGGACCCGAGCATCACGCCGGGCGGTTCGTCCGGCGGTGCCGGCGCGTCGATCGCGATGGGCGTCGGCGCGGTGGGACACGGCAACGACATCGGCGGCTCGTTGCGGTGGCCGGCGTTCTGCAACGGGCTGTCGACGATCCGCCCGACGCAAGGACGCATCCCCGCCTTCAACCCGACGGCGCTGGGCACCGAGCGGCCACTGCTGTCGACGCTGATGTCGACCCAGGGGCCGCTGGCCCGGGAGGTGCGCGACGTCCGCCTGGCACTGCATGCCATGAGCGCGCGGGACCCGCGCGACCCGTTCTGGGTGCCCGCGCCGCTCGAGGGTGAGCCGGCACCGCGCAAGGTCGCCGTCGCGCAGATCCCCGACGGGCTGTCCCCGGACCCTGCCGTGGCCGCAGCGGTGGACGACGCCGCCGCCATGCTGCGTGACGCCGGCTACGAGCTCAGCGAGGTCGCCGTGCCCAACTTGCCGCGTGCGCTGGAGCTGTGGTGGACGCTGATCGGCACCGAGCTGCGCGAGATGAGCAACATGATGGAGCTCTCCTCCGACGTGATGCAGCGGATCCTCGGCAGCTACTTCGAGATCACCGGGCCGACGTCCGTCCGTGACTACGGGCTGGCCGCGGCGGAGCGCACCGGGATCATCCGCGAGTGGCTGCTGCTGCTCGAGGAGTACCCGGTGATCCTCACCCCCTTGTCGATGCGGACGCACCTCAGCCCGGACGGCGACCTCGGCGACGCCGCGCACGTCGAGGGCGTCTTCCGCGACTTCACGTTCCAGACCGGCCTGAACGTCCTCGGGCTGCCGTGCGTGGTGACCCCGACCGGCCTGAACGAGGGCCGGCCCATCGGTGTCCAGCTCGTCGCCGGCCGGTTCCGGGAGGACACCGCGCTCGCCGCCGCGTCCGCGATCGGAGATCGGGTCGGCCGGCTGACCGACCAGCTGTGGGCCCGTTGA
- a CDS encoding DUF4082 domain-containing protein — protein MPDAGDVDRRGALGGLTRRRFLKYSGVGGASGIAAVALAQAAYAADTAVKIENQNAGAIPDVWESDRDPSIVGFTTQYSYLPGETVTFKINTDSTSYRIRIFRIGWYGGLGARFIQDVTPSVPLPQTQPNPDGDGATGLWDCGKWAPSAQWTIPAGAVSGIYYARFERSDSGTVSNHTIFVVRRNGPSDILVQTSEMTMHAYNRYGGNSLYYGDPVGRAYKVSYNRPFGDGDGSENDFFNAEVALVRFLERNGYDVAYCGGIDVHRDASVLAGRKVFISSGHDEYVSREQREHVTAARDAGTHLIFMTGNEYFWKVRFEPSIDGSNTPDRTMVCYKETLDSAKIDPSAEWTGTWRDPRFSPPSNGGRPENSLTGQLFRAILPTSAPDLNITVPADYRRLRFWRNTAVATLANGAVRTLAPSTLGYEFDVDADNGSRPPGLIRLSETTASAPQLLLDYGATYAPGTCVHTMTLYRAASGALVWGTGTVQWAYGLDSYHVADSGTPTDPVMQQATVNMLADMGAQPTSLMSGLVPAAASADTLPPTVSVVMPDPGTAQPIGSPVTIAGTAVDSGGGVVAGVEVSVDNGATWHPAVGRESWSYVYTPLTLGTTTVLVRAIDDSANIGPSTALPIVGAPRPFPMSIWPAGTAPGTPATNDAGAIECGVRFRASVDAFVTGIRFYKGAGNTGTHTGSLWTNGGQQLATQTFTNESATGWQVVSIPPVAISAGQTYIASVFMPAGHYAADAGYFQQAYDLPPLRALANGEDGANGVYRYGSAGFPTSTFGSTNYWVDLVLSDDNAAAPTVLSCAPAPDLAAVSPAAAISATFSEGMTPGSVQLTVSLAGGAAVAGSTAYDAASRTATFTPSAQLGAGKSYTAVVTGSDSLGNPMAAPYSWSFTVDGGPGTSPATLWDSSAVPASISAETSPLELGTRFVSSRDASVTALRFYKVPGSQGPHTGHLWGPSQELLATVTYGAETASGWQQAALTTPVAITKGTQYTVSYYCPAGQYGATAGLFSGSGARVREPLTAPSEAVAGGNGVYRYGSSAYPSSSNGACYWADVVVTLPPDTTAPTVVDLEPGADLVAVDTATAVRATFSEPVDPASVQLTLTKGSSSVTGSVGYDAASQTATFTPSAALAAGVTYQASVTAADLAGNPMAAPRAWSFTTDGDGTATLWISTDRPDTPASSDAGGVEVGVRFRAAGSGSILGLRFYKGLGNDGPHVGRLWTAAGALLGSVSFDDETASGWQQARFSTPIAISGGTDYVASYYAPSGHYAVTGGGLNATRTRGPLTAPATSGATPNGVFAYGGGGFPSSSYNGGNYWVDVLYVDNSGPSVVAQEPAPGETGVPVGAVVSATFDEAVATGTLSMKLRDAGGGLVAGTVAYDGATRVATFTPSAPLAAGGAYSASVESAADAAGNQLGAPVSWSFTTASATVTTLWPANTVPATVLANDQGPIELGVRLQTSVAGTVTAIRFYKGGTQNTGPHVANLWDAAGTLLASATTSGESARGWQSVTLPTPVPLTPGAVYTASYFAGAGYYSMDAEYFNTGPRTSGPLTALANTGAGNGVFRYGAASGYPTGTYNGSNYWVDVVFTADAP, from the coding sequence ATGCCGGACGCCGGAGACGTGGATCGACGTGGAGCGCTCGGCGGGCTGACCCGGCGCCGTTTCCTGAAGTACTCCGGCGTCGGCGGCGCCTCCGGGATCGCGGCGGTGGCCCTGGCGCAGGCGGCGTACGCGGCCGACACCGCGGTCAAGATCGAGAACCAGAACGCCGGCGCGATCCCCGACGTGTGGGAGTCCGACCGCGATCCGTCGATCGTCGGGTTCACCACCCAGTACAGCTACCTGCCGGGCGAGACGGTCACCTTCAAGATCAACACCGACTCGACCAGCTACCGGATCCGGATCTTCCGGATCGGCTGGTACGGCGGCCTCGGCGCGCGGTTCATCCAGGACGTCACACCGAGCGTCCCGCTGCCGCAGACCCAGCCCAATCCCGACGGGGACGGCGCGACGGGCCTGTGGGACTGCGGCAAGTGGGCACCGTCGGCGCAGTGGACCATCCCGGCGGGTGCCGTCTCCGGTATCTACTACGCCCGGTTCGAGCGCTCCGACAGTGGCACGGTCAGCAACCACACGATCTTCGTCGTCCGCCGCAACGGTCCCTCGGACATCCTGGTGCAGACCTCCGAGATGACGATGCACGCCTACAACCGGTACGGCGGGAACAGCCTGTACTACGGCGATCCGGTCGGTCGCGCGTACAAGGTGAGCTACAACCGGCCCTTCGGCGACGGCGACGGCTCGGAGAACGACTTCTTCAACGCCGAGGTCGCGCTCGTGCGCTTCCTGGAACGCAACGGATACGACGTGGCGTACTGCGGCGGCATCGACGTCCACCGCGACGCCTCGGTGCTGGCCGGACGCAAGGTGTTCATCTCCTCGGGCCACGACGAGTACGTCAGCCGCGAGCAGCGCGAGCACGTCACCGCCGCGCGGGACGCCGGCACCCACCTGATCTTCATGACCGGCAACGAGTACTTCTGGAAGGTCCGGTTCGAGCCGTCCATCGACGGCAGCAACACGCCGGACCGCACCATGGTCTGCTACAAGGAGACCCTCGACAGCGCGAAGATCGACCCCTCCGCCGAGTGGACCGGCACCTGGCGCGACCCGCGCTTCAGCCCGCCGTCCAACGGCGGCCGGCCGGAGAACTCGCTGACCGGGCAGCTGTTCCGGGCGATCCTGCCCACCAGCGCGCCGGACCTGAACATCACCGTCCCAGCGGACTATCGCCGGCTGCGGTTCTGGCGGAACACCGCTGTCGCGACGCTGGCCAACGGCGCCGTCCGCACCCTCGCGCCGAGCACCCTCGGGTACGAGTTCGACGTGGACGCCGACAACGGCTCCCGCCCGCCGGGGCTGATCCGGCTGTCCGAGACCACCGCCAGCGCGCCGCAGCTGCTGCTCGACTACGGGGCCACCTACGCCCCGGGCACCTGCGTGCACACCATGACCCTCTACCGGGCCGCATCCGGTGCGCTGGTGTGGGGCACCGGCACCGTGCAGTGGGCGTACGGCCTGGACTCCTACCACGTCGCAGACTCGGGCACCCCCACCGATCCGGTGATGCAGCAGGCGACCGTGAACATGCTCGCCGACATGGGCGCGCAGCCGACCTCGCTCATGTCGGGTCTGGTCCCGGCCGCGGCGTCCGCCGACACGCTGCCGCCGACCGTGTCGGTGGTGATGCCGGACCCGGGCACCGCCCAGCCGATCGGCTCGCCGGTGACCATCGCGGGCACCGCCGTCGACTCCGGCGGCGGGGTCGTCGCCGGAGTCGAGGTCTCGGTGGACAACGGCGCGACCTGGCATCCGGCGGTCGGTCGCGAGTCGTGGAGCTACGTCTACACCCCGCTCACCCTCGGCACCACGACGGTGCTCGTGCGGGCCATCGACGACTCGGCGAACATCGGGCCCTCGACCGCGCTCCCGATCGTGGGCGCGCCGCGCCCCTTCCCCATGTCGATCTGGCCGGCCGGGACCGCGCCGGGGACACCCGCGACGAACGACGCGGGAGCCATCGAGTGCGGCGTGCGGTTCCGCGCGTCCGTCGACGCGTTCGTCACCGGCATCCGGTTCTACAAGGGCGCCGGCAACACCGGCACCCACACCGGCAGCCTGTGGACCAACGGCGGCCAGCAGCTCGCCACGCAGACGTTCACCAACGAGAGCGCCACCGGATGGCAGGTGGTCAGCATCCCGCCCGTCGCGATCTCGGCGGGGCAGACCTACATCGCCTCGGTGTTCATGCCCGCCGGCCACTACGCCGCCGACGCCGGCTACTTCCAGCAGGCCTACGACCTCCCGCCGCTGCGCGCCCTCGCGAACGGCGAGGACGGCGCCAACGGCGTCTACCGCTACGGCTCGGCGGGCTTCCCGACCAGCACGTTCGGCTCGACGAACTACTGGGTCGACCTGGTGCTGAGCGACGACAACGCCGCGGCCCCCACGGTGCTCAGCTGCGCCCCGGCGCCGGATCTCGCCGCCGTGTCCCCGGCCGCCGCGATCTCCGCGACGTTCAGCGAGGGCATGACGCCCGGCTCCGTCCAGCTCACCGTGAGCCTGGCGGGGGGCGCCGCCGTCGCCGGCAGCACCGCGTACGACGCGGCGTCGCGCACGGCGACGTTCACGCCGTCGGCCCAGCTCGGGGCCGGGAAGTCGTACACGGCCGTGGTGACGGGAAGCGACTCGCTGGGCAACCCGATGGCCGCGCCGTACTCGTGGTCCTTCACGGTGGACGGCGGTCCCGGCACCTCGCCGGCGACCCTGTGGGACTCGTCGGCGGTGCCGGCGAGCATCTCGGCCGAGACCAGCCCGCTGGAGCTCGGCACGCGGTTCGTGAGCAGTCGCGACGCGTCCGTCACCGCGCTGCGCTTCTACAAGGTCCCCGGCAGCCAGGGCCCGCACACCGGGCACCTGTGGGGCCCGAGCCAGGAGCTCCTGGCCACCGTCACCTACGGCGCCGAGACCGCATCGGGGTGGCAGCAGGCAGCGCTCACCACGCCGGTCGCGATCACCAAGGGCACCCAGTACACGGTGTCCTACTACTGCCCCGCGGGACAGTACGGCGCAACGGCGGGCCTGTTCTCCGGCTCGGGCGCCAGGGTGCGCGAGCCGCTGACCGCGCCGTCCGAGGCGGTGGCCGGCGGCAACGGGGTGTACCGGTACGGCAGCAGCGCCTACCCGAGCAGCTCCAACGGGGCATGCTACTGGGCCGACGTGGTCGTCACCCTCCCGCCGGACACGACGGCGCCGACAGTCGTGGACCTCGAGCCGGGTGCCGACCTGGTCGCGGTCGACACCGCGACGGCCGTGCGTGCGACGTTCTCCGAGCCTGTCGACCCGGCGTCCGTCCAGCTGACCCTCACGAAGGGTTCCTCGAGCGTGACCGGGTCGGTCGGCTATGACGCCGCGTCCCAGACGGCGACCTTCACGCCGTCGGCCGCGCTCGCCGCAGGCGTCACGTACCAGGCGAGCGTCACCGCCGCGGACCTGGCAGGCAACCCGATGGCCGCTCCGCGAGCCTGGTCGTTCACTACCGACGGGGACGGCACCGCCACGCTCTGGATCTCCACCGACCGACCCGACACGCCGGCGTCGTCCGATGCCGGCGGGGTCGAGGTCGGGGTCCGGTTCCGCGCGGCCGGATCCGGAAGCATCCTCGGCCTGCGGTTCTACAAGGGCCTCGGCAACGACGGGCCGCACGTCGGACGGCTCTGGACGGCGGCGGGGGCGCTGCTGGGCAGCGTGTCGTTCGACGACGAGACGGCGTCCGGCTGGCAGCAGGCCCGCTTCTCGACGCCGATCGCGATCAGCGGCGGCACCGACTACGTCGCGTCCTACTACGCACCGAGCGGTCACTACGCGGTCACCGGCGGCGGCTTGAACGCCACCCGTACCCGCGGGCCGCTGACCGCGCCGGCCACCTCGGGGGCAACCCCCAACGGGGTGTTCGCGTACGGCGGCGGAGGCTTCCCGTCGTCGTCGTACAACGGCGGGAACTACTGGGTCGACGTGCTGTACGTCGACAACAGCGGTCCGTCGGTGGTTGCGCAGGAACCGGCGCCCGGGGAGACCGGCGTGCCCGTCGGCGCCGTCGTGTCGGCGACCTTCGACGAGGCGGTGGCGACGGGGACGCTGTCGATGAAGCTGCGCGATGCCGGAGGCGGTCTCGTGGCGGGCACCGTCGCGTACGACGGTGCGACGCGGGTCGCCACCTTCACCCCATCGGCGCCGCTGGCGGCCGGGGGCGCCTACTCCGCGTCCGTGGAGTCGGCCGCCGACGCCGCGGGCAACCAGCTGGGCGCACCGGTCAGCTGGAGCTTCACCACGGCCAGCGCCACGGTCACGACGCTGTGGCCGGCGAACACGGTCCCGGCCACCGTCCTGGCCAACGACCAGGGACCGATCGAGCTGGGCGTCCGGCTGCAGACGAGCGTCGCCGGCACGGTGACCGCGATCCGGTTCTACAAGGGCGGCACGCAGAACACCGGACCGCACGTGGCGAACCTGTGGGACGCCGCCGGCACGCTGCTCGCGAGCGCCACGACCTCGGGCGAGTCCGCGCGCGGCTGGCAGAGCGTCACGCTGCCCACCCCGGTACCGCTGACGCCCGGCGCCGTGTACACCGCGTCGTACTTCGCCGGTGCCGGGTACTACTCGATGGACGCCGAGTACTTCAACACCGGGCCACGGACGAGTGGGCCGCTGACCGCGCTCGCGAACACCGGGGCCGGCAACGGGGTGTTCCGGTACGGCGCGGCCAGCGGCTACCCGACCGGCACCTACAACGGCAGCAACTACTGGGTCGACGTCGTGTTCACCGCCGACGCGCCCTAG